In Topomyia yanbarensis strain Yona2022 chromosome 2, ASM3024719v1, whole genome shotgun sequence, one DNA window encodes the following:
- the LOC131679715 gene encoding uncharacterized protein LOC131679715 has protein sequence MKHYIPVEVQRLLDNLKAAIVQAKTQSIQLDNENHQVLLVRADQVLLCYKYNKKTTLWQYLWAEKEIFSASDELEYCPWFVSEDGFIVLRNGIGLHIYKLDGQIKLNYLSSDGRYHDAYGWNQPDCTLLFGYFYSDSTQIGVMSRDVKGNISFEAVNKNEALKFSQLSIWKMETNPHVATHWKNVKTGITLSNIDAGSQQAFIVRKIGELGIYKLGRTHVMENVLTTKLIPFSGESGDQTFFGKISSERHSLHDILHFNSSGMSLYRYVPSSRDYQPILYVSKFSEKLGWAADHTSSTVLYDIDSDGLDELVFNGPSGFNALSISPESEIAVNMLSEKDFNVTSRHVRSFATLNLNKEQTIISISAGGIISFRLQLSTEDTSRAVERDQKGDEVTLDAIPQLLSTSANRSALPLHDQIDFKSFLYPRNPLLGTLDFSIPIVDVPNAFGIPISQSIMYREYNSADILGSGWALPIDCIYVDRRGSIFSIEHTYYLVKDGAQSQLKPKFEKHETDQISFTLDGSPEIGIHFFKSSNKWEIKTKFELFSYGSVKNVDWIQWEPGSDEWPVVSNTTLPMKTKPFIWFLSLRKDIHENFLKYIYEPEYSSLSSGKKYVDRLSLIKVSSNNGDFVRFSYDHLFNSKLLVGFFVQTASYTQDVKFQYSLVKSTPRLVSIDQLALPVLQFKYDGSKGELTEIHFPNGLVSKFSYSHLRFPTALTANKFSFSSDAQVTNGPNYTIISGKTESDQVRIIARDVVGSDTTDMSALVFPHLGKEPVQSYEVFTADHFFLVSLSHETHKELCLFKRMAHGAWSAEASCMKLSKESILMAGKSFLLIRNGEKLALLQLLGERWDVKPVLNNLADNTIVQAFSYAYVTYNDSELNVNFQDGNGTWVTKVVPFGTNMIKSSKSIFESFDTDETTIKNLQNIFMGGVLNTHHNAIIIRTLSLSENKLYSNMHFKIFNEKYELTNQETVTILVEDLDNYLLSLPPMNNNYFKIGYKNVDGKYRVVVKNHTGEILDEVSKIKEKVEEEIRKHPHASDAEKNKYRRESFEKLDSELQEIYKNVTAGIPFAIDPAKFGVFVNSDNVVSASNKFRFNGIRWDYERIPQSEISISEFSLKLGESITLTKSDTNATFKLYNGASLLWDLETPHGNDLLVNYPAFVGVQNPSSGSKIFTFANNKIHHLPEGEIVSRVSNYFGIVTSTDDKKSVTIRSLKSLLDFRQNAITKQTLVHDELHERSSTFEYDLTKVRQYSDGFTFTKSKVLPGGKPEFGWYEESFNLAAIGNSSKTVHNSKGGVVKILNPETDEKIEPFDEDTMLTDRLGRYKIADFRPYKLSQEVVSYYGFEPYEVNRIGVHQKWIFDKQLILREHLNHFLRLKPGSSITGQFRPTLKGMSYVASCWIRTDQSAFVAKSLTLKVISTDNEMLREIKGKIQSHISGWYYVEALYRSDSETDQNRFDIEVKNFGTHSLDVDHVLLTPLHFSFEINILEGRRGIARAVLMNSGLLRQTVLDRFGNVVAQISELGIVIFYTLKSKNSALVKNKKMISRVEMRPTFGDIEYSFEKKSHLKTLKYSPDIFSLRFLYTLSGAGSISITLGYFSMKLYQHNGHNNLKISTFEPVVINSEGECTVLLTKSHFVIWIDGHLILERTFESTTKAWSNVNFKVTGQTSFSEIIFMYDPAVKVFYQNKLGLTIQEITLKDHNTINSRQIVYDELDRPVLKTKWTELKTNGHTLLDYNPKLVTNLDSILLDRKVEGLADQLNPECEGYPFSWISYRDDPLETKSSMGLPGKPFSFVGPHKTKYGSNPNIAFLKVLFPTAKQFKHDSELSSGGSLTVHVTDKHENKVAELVKVVNHNHRLTTFEYDDQNRLICVLPPIYHRKINTLSKTNAFESLKLNTEEIMLRNSWGRYYRYDTNGRLVGKLTPDSGKQQFVYSDEGLLRFIIHGDREFSKYHVTYYTYGFDGKTVERGLLDIPRSELHTFLLNNASLPKSSNFIVYDFGENELVPSHRNRVQKSRKVSNGVTATEVLLFNGQEQLLNHIFVSSNKSLSIDYKYRNEKITEISYPLATSGELLKLSYEYTANGKIKTIRMSDRVLASMTYTASDVMKELQFEPNSRYTYNRTFAYNEPGYVSSIQDSFLTESIDYISNSYGGQSFGDGTVSATTFSATWHNYSNLELIKLKPEHFVSSETTVDQAKLCFESLKKLGYLDEHDRPQRGFYPASELQMSLICNTGSRANYISATLTNGFTSRYGHRYDYENHKQLIKAKYFQNFNEIPQDPLTEITFSKNIKEITVSESKTIWNILKMAGFIITDCTNSEVCHALPGKSLFHPTITNHINTASLEILFASAIKARKDIPEQIFSAVCKTWHTHDPFSQERICSALWTDLLSKSFVGTKSDKSTKALSPELKQALKNHSRYLARIVSVLYDNFASGLGKYNADVQSYDIDANGNHMHFYTGFRRYRLEYTENTNKISKVFLIDLKTEALQEVEFPMEHDFEGSVTKATHKGINKIVYDPLIKRASRIEMTDGRTVVFQYDVRGERLSKQVKDINGHIVKEKFYVRNSKGKCLVDYEVTHLKDDNTRHVRSTAYVYTDDNLIGFIRDNQFYSVFVDHEGSVRLVIRNGEVVAAYDYLPYGQLLRVYNSDPEGAIAYRYTGQEWDEETGLYNFHARLYDPEIGRFFQIDPKEQYASPYVYAGNSPISLVDPDGQFAFVVALAFAAAGAYLGASAANNSFNPVKWKLKPSLIGGIMGGVLGGLAPAGIGTSFAFLTATVGLSSVAAGGLIATTSVGFAYLSSAAANKNWNPIEWNWSSPQTWNSLFSGSLTGATLFAGVGKVHGKFLALSGSSRIVFVGVVSVSTGGIALYTGSMANNGSFSFWKWNWESPDTVWKVTMGASFGMSISPDLHKIQKGIVNQVKDLKKLIPTKGVSIEQFMTDAKAYFTDSSELVKQIKMTLHELSKQVVRYPGLAQTIAVRPKGTTFTDSVLETVESVLYEASKYEPLKNITGDLADRVNEMKNIDQREGLRRKRMAECCQLQVINHATTATHPSMLNSAARTHFQSFDYLFSAFNRFKQFFYSSDSNTSITALSYVKIKETHAAMYTLSNCYYFKVPSEPMFVKCFGWNSQYEIFSKIGGENRLVDDSFSYCTPIEYFGRASVACDGENSSLIFTPYHSGNILDHINGLILLATVTPTALSSIKNNIWSFLTKFFAKTVATTPPDQEEIDILTKKCHKLNEGIKMAESNFPIRLPWLRNIWADLREDITTYSKNSQKANFNALLDRINAFEDELIEIVTISYSHASATNSFHPNCYTFSKSPVTFQTNCIDRLHSENAIASI, from the coding sequence ATGAAACATTATATTCCAGTTGAAGTTCAACGATTGTTGGACAATTTGAAGGCAGCGATAGTGCAAGCTAAAACCCAGAGTATACAACTCGATAATGAAAATCATCAAGTGTTACTGGTTAGAGCCGATCAAGTCTTACTATGTTACAAATATAATAAGAAAACGACTTTGTGGCAATATTTGTGGGCTGAGAAGGAAATTTTTTCTGCTTCGGATGAACTCGAATACTGTCCATGGTTTGTAAGCGAAGACGGGTTCATCGTGTTGAGGAATGGAATTGGATTACATATCTACAAGTTAGATGGtcaaattaaattaaactaTCTATCGTCAGATGGCCGCTATCATGATGCATATGGATGGAATCAGCCGGATTGTACTTTGCTGTTTGGATACTTCTACTCCGATTCCACACAAATAGGAGTTATGAGTCGAGATGTTAAAGGAAATATATCTTTTGAAGCTGTTAATAAAAATGAAGCcttgaaattttctcagctttcaaTTTGGAAAATGGAAACTAATCCACATGTAGCAACACATTGGAAAAACGTAAAAACAGGAATCACTTTGTCGAACATAGATGCAGGTAGTCAACAGGCTTTCATAGTACGAAAAATTGGTGAGCTTGGTATTTATAAGCTCGGGAGAACTCATGTAATGGAAAACGTGCTCACAACAAAACTAATACCGTTCTCTGGAGAATCAGGGGACCAGACTTTTTTCGGAAAGATTTCTTCAGAAAGGCATTCTCTACATGATATTTTACATTTCAATTCTAGTGGAATGTCACTATACAGATACGTACCGTCTTCACGAGATTATCAACCGATACTTTATGTTTCAAAGTTCTCAGAAAAACTCGGATGGGCAGCTGATCACACTAGTTCCACAGTTCTGTATGACATTGATAGTGATGGATTAGACGAATTGGTATTCAATGGACCGTCAGGATTCAACGCTTTATCAATTTCTCCGGAATCAGAGATTGCTGTCAATATGCTAAGTGAGAAAGACTTTAATGTTACTAGTAGACATGTTAGATCGTTTGCAACGTTAAATTTGAATAAGGAACAAACTATCATATCAATTAGTGCGGGTGGAATAATTTCTTTCCGATTGCAGCTATCCACAGAAGATACTTCTAGAGCAGTAGAACGGGATCAAAAAGGCGATGAGGTTACTTTGGACGCAATTCCTCAACTTCTTTCAACTTCAGCAAATCGATCCGCTTTACCTTTGCATGATCAGATCGATTTTAAGTCATTTTTGTATCCGAGAAACCCACTACTTGGGACACTTGATTTTTCTATTCCAATAGTGGATGTGCCAAATGCTTTCGGAATACCCATTTCTCAATCCATTATGTATCGGGAATATAATTCCGCCGATATTCTGGGCTCCGGTTGGGCCTTACCTATTGACTGCATTTATGTGGATCGTAGGGGTAGCATCTTTTCTATTGAACATACCTATTACCTAGTCAAGGACGGCGCTCAATCACAGTTGAAACCGAAATTCGAGAAGCATGAAACAGATCAAATTTCCTTCACGTTGGATGGATCTCCCGAAATAggcattcatttttttaaatccagTAATAAATGGGAGATAAAAACTAAATTCGAACTATTTTCATATGGGTCGGTCAAAAATGTCGATTGGATCCAGTGGGAACCAGGATCCGATGAGTGGCCTGTTGTGAGCAACACAACTCTTCCTATGAAAACGAAGCCGTTCATTTGGTTTCTTTCATTACGGAAGGATATTCATGAAAATTTCCTGAAATACATATACGAACCAGAATATTCCTCGTTGTCTTCGGGGAAAAAATACGTCGATAGATTAAGTTTGATAAAAGTTTCAAGTAATAATGGCGACTTCGTACGATTTAGCTATGATCATCTTTTTAACTCGAAATTATTGGTAGGATTTTTCGTGCAAACTGCAAGCTACACCCAAGATGTTAAATTTCAGTATAGTTTAGTAAAGTCCACCCCTCGGTTAGTTTCAATAGATCAGCTTGCACTGCCAGTGTTGCAATTTAAATATGATGGTTCGAAGGGTGAGCTTACTGAAATCCACTTTCCAAATGGACTGGTGTCGAAATTTTCCTATAGTCATTTACGGTTTCCAACCGCTTTAACAGCGAATAAGTTTAGTTTCTCTTCCGACGCCCAGGTGACCAATGGGCCAAATTACACGATAATCAGTGGAAAAACTGAATCGGACCAAGTTCGTATAATAGCGCGAGACGTTGTTGGATCAGATACTACAGACATGTCAGCGCTGGTGTTTCCTCATCTTGGCAAAGAGCCTGTTCAGAGTTATGAAGTTTTCACAGCTGATCACTTTTTTCTCGTATCACTATCTCACGAGACACACAAGGAACTATGCTTATTTAAAAGGATGGCGCATGGTGCTTGGTCAGCGGAAGCCTCGTGTATGAAACTTTCCAAGGAAAGTATCCTAATGGCaggaaaatcatttttgttGATCAGAAATGGTGAAAAATTAGCCCTTTTACAGTTGCTTGGTGAGCGATGGGATGTAAAACCTGTATTAAACAACCTTGCTGATAATACAATAGTACAAGCATTTTCCTATGCCTATGTTACCTACAACGATTCGGAGTTGAATGTGAATTTTCAAGATGGCAACGGTACTTGGGTAACAAAAGTTGTACCATTTGGTACTAACATGATAAAATCTAGTAAAAGCATTTTCGAAAGTTTTGATACAGATGAGACTACTATTAAAAATCTCCAGAATATTTTCATGGGAGGGGTTCTTAACACCCACCACAACGCAATAATTATCAGGACATTATCTCTTTCAGAAAATAAGCTTTATTCGAAtatgcattttaaaattttcaatgaaaaatacgAACTAACAAACCAAGAAACAGTCACCATTTTAGTAGAAGATTTGGACAATTATCTACTGAGTCTTCCTCCTATGAATaacaactattttaaaattggcTACAAAAATGTTGATGGAAAGTACAGAGTTGTTGTTAAAAACCACACTGGCGAAATTTTAGATGAGGTCagtaaaatcaaagaaaaggtCGAAGAAGAAATACGTAAACATCCGCACGCATCGGATGCAGAAAAGAATAAGTATCGTCGTGAAAGTTTCGAAAAACTTGATAGTGAGCTTCAGGAGATTTATAAGAATGTTACAGCAGGGATTCCCTTTGCGATTGATCCTGCTAAATTTGGTGTTTTTGTTAACAGTGATAATGTTGTTTCCGCTTCAAATAAGTTCAGATTCAATGGAATACGTTGGGATTATGAGAGAATTCCCCAATCAGAAATCAGCATATCCGAGTTTAGCTTGAAACTTGGTGAATCGATTACCTTAACAAAATCTGACACAAACGCTACATTCAAACTTTACAATGGTGCAAGTTTGCTTTGGGATCTAGAAACACCACATGGTAACGACCTTCTGGTGAATTATCCGGCCTTCGTCGGAGTCCAAAATCCAAGCAGCGGTAGTAAAATTtttactttcgcaaataataaaattcatcaTCTACCGGAGGGGGAAATTGTTAGCAGAGTTAGCAATTACTTTGGTATTGTAACCTCTACTGACGACAAAAAATCCGTGACAATAAGATCGCTGAAATCTTTGctagattttcgtcaaaatgcTATCACAAAGCAAACATTGGTTCATGATGAACTGCACGAACGGTCATCTACGTTCGAGTATGACTTGACAAAAGTCAGACAATATTCTGATGGTTTTACATTTACCAAATCGAAAGTTTTGCCTGGTGGCAAACCAGAGTTCGGGTGGTATGAAGAATCATTCAATTTGGCCGCGATTGGCAATAGTAGTAAAACTGTTCACAACTCCAAAGGAGGTGTTGTTAAGATACTAAATCCCGAGACAGATGAGAAAATTGAGCCTTTTGATGAAGATACAATGTTAACGGATCGTTTAGGACGCTACAAAATTGCTGATTTTCGACCTTATAAACTTTCTCAAGAGGTAGTGTCTTATTACGGATTTGAACCATACGAAGTGAACCGAATTGGAGTTCAccaaaaatggatttttgataAACAGCTAATACTGCGGGAGCATCTAAATCATTTTCTTAGATTAAAGCCTGGATCTTCGATTACAGGTCAATTCCGGCCAACACTGAAAGGGATGTCGTACGTGGCATCCTGCTGGATTCGCACAGATCAAAGTGCTTTTGTTGCTAAAAGTTTGACTTTGAAAGTAATTTCAACAGATAACGAAATGCTGAGAGAAATCAAGGGGAAAATTCAAAGTCACATTAGTGGCTGGTATTACGTGGAGGCTCTCTATCGGAGTGACTCGGAAACTGATCAAAATCGTTTTGATATAGAAGTGAAGAATTTCGGTACACATTCGCTGGACGTCGACCACGTACTTTTAACCCCGTTGCACTTTAGCTTCGAAATCAACATATTGGAGGGTAGAAGAGGAATAGCTAGAGCTGTTTTGATGAATTCCGGATTGTTAAGGCAAACGGTACTTGATCGTTTCGGAAATGTTGTAGCTCAGATTTCCGAACTAGGCATAGTAATCTTTTATACTTTGAAATCAAAAAATTCAGCCTtggtgaaaaataaaaaaatgatatcGCGTGTTGAAATGCGACCGACGTTTGGAGACATTGAATATAGCTTTGAAAAGAAAAGTCACCttaaaacattaaaatattCACCGGATATTTTTAGCTTAAGGTTTTTGTACACATTGTCGGGAGCTGGTAGTATTTCCATAACTTTGGGATATTTTTCTATGAAATTATATCAACACAATGGTCATAACAACTTAAAAATCAGTACCTTTGAACCAGTTGTCATTAATTCGGAAGGAGAATGTACGGTTTTGTTAACAAAATCTCATTTTGTTATTTGGATAGATGGTCATCTAATATTGGAAAGAACATTTGAGTCTACAACGAAAGCTTGgtcaaatgtaaattttaaggTGACCGGCCAAACTTCTTTTTCTGAGATTATATTTATGTATGATCCAGCGGTGAAGGTGTTTTATCAAAACAAACTAGGTCTCACTATTCAAGAGATAACTTTGAAAGATCACAACACTATCAACAGTCGTCAAATCGTCTACGACGAACTCGATCGACCTGTTCTGAAAACGAAATGGACTGAGTTGAAAACAAATGGACACACTCTTCTTGACTACAATCCGAAGCTCGTTACAAATTTGGATTCTATTCTGCTAGATAGGAAAGTCGAGGGTCTCGCTGATCAACTGAATCCCGAATGTGAAGGTTATCCGTTTAGCTGGATTTCATACCGGGACGACCCTTTGGAAACGAAATCTTCGATGGGACTTCCTGGAAAACCATTTTCTTTTGTGGGGCCCCACAAAACAAAATACGGTTCGAATCCAAATATCgcttttttaaaagttttgtttCCAACAGCAAAACAATTCAAGCATGATTCTGAACTGAGCTCCGGTGGTTCGTTAACAGTCCATGTAACAGATAAACATGAGAATAAAGTTGCCGAACTAGTTAAGGTAGTAAATCACAATCACCGACTGACCACGTTTGAGTATGACGACCAAAATAGACTCATATGTGTTTTGCCACCAATTTACCATCGGAAGATTAATactttatcgaaaactaatgcATTCGAATCACTCAAGTTGAATACTGAAGAGATAATGCTACGAAATTCGTGGGGTAGATACTACCGATATGACACGAATGGACGTTTAGTAGGAAAACTGACACCAGACTCTGGAAAACAACAATTTGTATACTCCGATGAGGGATTACTTAGGTTCATAATACATGGTGATCGAGAATTTTCTAAGTACCATGTAACGTATTACACTTATGGATTCGACGGAAAAACTGTCGAGCGGGGTTTACTAGATATACCAAGAAGTGAGTTACACACGTTTTTGCTCAATAATGCTTCATTGCCAAAGTCATCCAACTTTATAGTATACGATTTTGGCGAAAACGAACTTGTTCCTTCACACAGGAATCGTGTACAGAAATCCAGAAAAGTGTCCAATGGTGTAACAGCCACGGAAGTTTTATTGTTTAACGGACAAGAACAACTTTTGAATCATATATTCGTTTCATCTAATAAATCATTATCTATTGATTACAAATACAGAAATGAGAAGATAACTGAAATCAGTTATCCGTTAGCAACAAGCGGTGAACTACTCAAGCTATCATACGAATATACTGCGAatggtaaaataaaaactattcGTATGAGTGACCGTGTGCTTGCATCTATGACATACACTGCTTCTGATGTTATGAAGGAACTACAGTTTGAGCCGAATAGTCGCTACACCTATAATCGCACATTCGCGTACAATGAACCAGGCTACGTATCGTCAATTCAGGATAGTTTCTTAACTGAGTCTATAGATTATATTTCAAACAGCTATGGTGGGCAATCATTCGGTGATGGGACGGTTTCAGCTACCACTTTCAGTGCGACTTGGCACAATTACAGTAATTTAGAGCTGATTAAATTGAAACCAGAGCATTTTGTTTCCAGTGAGACTACCGTGGATCAAGCAAAACTTTGCTTCGAATCACTCAAAAAACTAGGATATCTAGACGAACACGATCGTCCACAGAGAGGATTTTATCCGGCATCGGAACTCCAAATGTCATTAATATGTAACACTGGAAGTAGAGCAAATTACATATCAGCTACACTAACTAACGGATTCACATCGCGATATGGGCATCGATACGATTATGAAAATCACAAGCAATTGATTAAggctaaatattttcaaaattttaacgaaataccACAGGATCCTCTAACAGAAATtactttttcgaaaaatatcAAAGAGATCACCGTCTctgaatcgaaaacaatttggaACATACTAAAAATGGCAGGCTTCATCATTACCGATTGCACCAATAGTGAAGTTTGTCATGCCCTACCCGGAAAGTCGCTTTTCCATCCAACGATAACGAACCATATCAACACTGCCTCTTTGGAAATTCTTTTTGCCAGTGCTATTAAAGCCCGTAAGGATATACCAGAGCAGATATTTTCTGCTGTCTGTAAAACATGGCATACACATGACCCATTCAGCCAAGAGAGAATTTGTAGCGCACTTTGGACAGACCTGCTCTCCAAAAGCTTCGTAGGTACCAAATCCGACAAATCAACGAAAGCATTGAGCCCAGAATTGAAGCAGGCACTGAAAAACCATTCAAGATATCTAGCTCGAATAGTGTCCGTTTTATACGATAACTTTGCGAGTGGTTTAGGCAAATATAACGCAGATGTTCAATCGTATGATATAGATGCAAATGGCAATCATATGCACTTCTATACAGGATTTAGGCGCTATCGACTGGAATACACGGAGAACACGAATAAGATATCGAAAGTTTTTCTTATAGATCTGAAAACTGAAGCATTGCAAGAAGTCGAGTTTCCTATGGAACATGACTTTGAAGGAAGTGTGACGAAAGCAACGCATAAAGGAATCAACAAGATCGTGTATGATCCTTTGATCAAACGAGCCAGTCGAATCGAAATGACGGATGGGCGAACGGTCGTATTTCAATATGATGTTCGCGGTGAACGATTATCGAAACAAGTGAAGGATATAAATGGTCATATTGTAAAAGAAAAGTTCTACGTGCGCAATTCAAAAGGAAAATGCTTGGTAGACTATGAGGTGACGCACTTGAAAGATGACAACACACGACACGTTCGCAGTACTGCGTACGTCTACACAGACGACAATCTGATTGGATTCATTCGTGATAATCAATTCTATAGCGTTTTTGTCGATCATGAAGGCTCCGTCCGATTGGTTATTAGGAATGGTGAAGTTGTAGCAGCTTATGATTATCTACCCTACGGACAATTACTACGAGTATATAATAGCGATCCGGAAGGAGCAATAGCTTATCGTTATACAGGTCAGGAATGGGATGAAGAAACCGGATTATACAACTTCCATGCTCGCTTGTACGATCCCGAGATTGGTCGATTCTTTCAAATTGATCCTAAGGAACAGTACGCTAGCCCTTATGTGTACGCAGGTAATTCTCCAATTTCTCTAGTCGATCCGGATGGACAGTTTGCTTTCGTGGTTGCTCTAGCATTTGCTGCGGCAGGTGCTTACCTGGGTGCATCCGCTGCTAACAATTCATTTAATCCAGTTAAGTGGAAGCTTAAACCATCTTTAATTGGTGGTATTATGGGTGGAGTATTGGGAGGGTTGGCACCAGCCGGAATCGGAACATCATTCGCTTTTCTCACGGCTACGGTTGGACTATCGAGTGTTGCTGCGGGGGGACTGATAGCTACAACATCCGTTGGTTTTGCATATCTTAGTAGCGCTGCTGCAAATAAAAACTGGAATCCGATTGAATGGAATTGGTCAAGTCCGCAAACGTGGAATTCGCTCTTTTCGGGTAGTCTCACAGGGGCGACATTATTCGCGGGCGTAGGAAAAGTTCATGGTAAATTTTTAGCCCTCAGCGGATCGTCAAGAATCGTATTCGTAGGAGTAGTATCTGTAAGTACTGGAGGTATAGCACTTTACACTGGATCTATGGCAAATAATGGAAGCTTCAGTTTTTGGAAGTGGAACTGGGAAAGTCCTGATACTGTGTGGAAAGTCACGATGGGTGCTAGTTTCGGTATGTCAATATCTCCGGATTTACATAAAATACAAAAAGGCATTGTCAATCAagttaaagatttaaaaaaactcATCCCGACAAAAGGTGTTAGTATTGAACAGTTTATGACTGATGCTAAGGCTTACTTTACAGATTCTTCCGAACTAGTCAAGCAAATTAAAATGACGCTTCATGAATTATCCAAGCAAGTGGTTCGATATCCCGGATTAGCACAGACTATTGCTGTAAGACCAAAGGGAACCACATTCACTGATAGTGTCCTAGAAACTGTTGAGTCTGTTTTGTATGAAGCGTCTAAATATGAACCCCTTAAAAACATTACGGGGGATCTCGCTGATAGAGTAAATGAAATGAAGAACATTGACCAACGAGAAGGCTTACGTAGAAAGCGGATGGCGGAATGCTGCCAATTGCAAGTTATAAACCATGCAACTACAGCAACTCATCCGAGTATGTTAAACTCGGCTGCTAGAACTCACTTTCAATCGTTTGATTATCTTTTCAGTGCATTTAATCgattcaaacaatttttttattcaagtgATTCAAATACTTCTATTACTGCATTAAGCTATGTCAAAATCAAGGAAACACATGCTGCAATGTACACCCTCAGTAACTGCTATTATTTTAAAGTTCCCAGTGAACCAATGTTTGTCAAGTGTTTTGGTTGGAATTCTCAATAtgagattttctcaaaaattggTGGCGAAAATCGTCTGGTCGATGACTCATTCTCATACTGTACACCTATCGAATACTTCGGTAGAGCATCTGTAGCATGTGATGGAGAAAACAGTTCATTGATTTTCACGCCTTATCACTCCGGTAACATACTTGATCATATCAATGGATTGATACTTTTGGCTACGGTAACCCCCACAGCGTTATCAAGCATTAAAAACAATATATGGTCATTTTTAACTAAATTCTTCGCAAAAACTGTTGCTACCACGCCACCAGATCAAGAAGAAATTGATATTTTGACGAAAAAGTGTCATAAACTGAACGAAGGAATCAAAATGGCTGAATCTAATTTTCCTATTAGGTTACCTTGGTTGCGGAACATTTGGGCCGATTTGAGGGAAGATATCACGACATATTCCAAAAATTCTCAAAAAGCTAATTTCAATGCACTGTTGGATCGCATTAACGCTTTCGAGGACGAATTAATCGAAATCGTTACCATATCTTATTCCCATGCTTCGGCAACGAATTCGTTCCATCCCAATTGTTATACATTTTCTAAATCGCCTGTTACTTTTCAAACAAACTGCATTGACCGGTTACATTCAGAAAACGCAATTGcctcaatttga